A stretch of Parvimonas micra DNA encodes these proteins:
- the prfA gene encoding peptide chain release factor 1, translating to MFDKLELLVEKFEELEKKIIDPEIMKDMNVWQKLAKEHGDMKPIVEKYREYSKHKKELEENKEMLKESLDDEMKELVKEEISELEDSIEKEEQDLKILLLPKDPNDEKNVFMEVRAGTGGDEAGLFAEDLLRMYRMFADKQKWKTEIMSISEQGVGGIKEVVFLVKGHGAYSKLKYESGVHRVQRVPATESSGRIHTSAATVAVLPEVEDVDVVINQNDLRIDVYRASGNGGQCVNTTDSAVRITHIPTGVVVTCQDEKSQLKNKEKAMKILKSRLYEKYQEEQNKDIADARKSQIGSGDRSERIRTYNFPQGRVTDHRINMTIYQLDSFLNGDISDMIDALITSDQAKKMLAIAE from the coding sequence TTGTTTGATAAATTAGAACTATTAGTTGAAAAATTCGAGGAGCTTGAAAAGAAAATTATAGATCCTGAAATTATGAAAGATATGAATGTTTGGCAAAAACTTGCTAAAGAACATGGCGATATGAAGCCAATTGTTGAAAAATATAGAGAATATTCTAAACATAAGAAAGAACTTGAAGAAAATAAAGAAATGTTAAAGGAAAGTTTAGACGATGAAATGAAAGAACTTGTTAAGGAAGAAATTTCAGAGCTTGAAGATAGTATTGAAAAGGAAGAACAAGATCTTAAAATTTTGTTATTGCCAAAAGACCCTAATGATGAAAAGAATGTATTTATGGAAGTAAGAGCTGGTACAGGTGGAGATGAAGCGGGACTTTTCGCAGAGGATCTTCTTAGAATGTATAGAATGTTCGCAGATAAACAAAAATGGAAAACAGAAATAATGAGTATTTCTGAACAAGGAGTTGGAGGAATTAAAGAAGTTGTTTTCTTAGTTAAAGGTCATGGAGCATATTCAAAATTGAAATATGAAAGTGGCGTTCATAGAGTTCAACGTGTTCCTGCTACAGAATCAAGTGGAAGAATTCATACTTCTGCTGCAACTGTTGCAGTTTTACCAGAAGTTGAAGATGTTGATGTTGTAATAAATCAAAATGACCTTAGAATTGATGTTTATAGAGCTAGTGGTAATGGAGGACAATGTGTAAATACAACTGACTCTGCTGTAAGAATTACTCATATTCCTACAGGAGTTGTTGTTACTTGTCAAGATGAAAAATCACAACTTAAAAATAAAGAAAAGGCAATGAAAATTTTGAAATCAAGACTTTATGAAAAGTATCAAGAAGAACAAAATAAGGATATTGCTGATGCAAGAAAATCGCAAATAGGGTCAGGAGATAGATCTGAAAGAATAAGAACTTATAATTTTCCACAAGGAAGAGTTACAGACCATAGAATAAATATGACTATTTATCAATTAGATAGTTTCTTAAATGGAGATATTTCTGATATGATTGATGCTCTTATCACAAGCGATCAGGCTAAAAAAATGTTAGCAATTGCGGAGTAG
- a CDS encoding C39 family peptidase, whose amino-acid sequence MNLNLQNKFTKFGVYLVLYVFGIFVFFNFVFAKKEDEVLVNTVKEIETNTKTLNANGIDVSKLSTKVNTGEKGSILTEQTVMDGLANSEDSDIQEILKSKDKLTYPYLALLYRNPSAKLFIKDKLENRTVDNFTGESVDFKRDIPYYLQWDRRWGQKKYTDDNIAINGCGPTSMAMVVSGLLKDNSITPVELAKYEEYAEGSGTGWKYFTEVPKKYGLKVKDLKTDEEVFKKELKNGRPIIANVGPGDFSSIGHYIVLVSVDEDGMFIINDPNSPTNTSEKWSYERLKSQMKNAWSFTKGE is encoded by the coding sequence ATGAATTTAAATTTACAAAATAAATTTACTAAATTTGGTGTTTATCTTGTATTATATGTATTTGGGATTTTTGTGTTTTTCAATTTTGTTTTTGCAAAAAAAGAAGATGAAGTTTTAGTTAATACAGTAAAAGAGATTGAAACTAATACAAAAACTTTAAATGCTAATGGAATTGATGTGTCTAAACTTTCAACAAAAGTTAATACTGGTGAAAAGGGAAGCATTTTAACAGAACAAACTGTTATGGACGGACTTGCTAACAGTGAAGATTCAGATATTCAAGAAATTTTAAAAAGTAAGGATAAACTAACTTATCCATATCTAGCTTTACTTTATAGAAATCCGTCTGCAAAACTTTTTATTAAAGATAAACTTGAAAATAGAACAGTGGATAATTTTACTGGAGAAAGTGTTGATTTTAAAAGAGATATTCCGTATTATTTACAATGGGATAGACGTTGGGGACAAAAGAAATACACTGATGACAATATTGCCATAAATGGTTGTGGACCAACTTCGATGGCGATGGTTGTTTCGGGGCTTCTAAAAGATAATTCAATAACTCCTGTGGAATTGGCAAAGTATGAAGAATATGCTGAAGGTTCAGGAACAGGTTGGAAATATTTTACAGAAGTTCCAAAAAAATATGGATTAAAAGTTAAAGACTTGAAAACTGATGAAGAAGTTTTTAAAAAGGAGTTGAAAAACGGAAGACCAATAATTGCAAATGTAGGACCTGGAGATTTTTCTTCAATAGGACATTATATTGTTTTAGTTAGTGTTGATGAAGATGGTATGTTCATAATAAACGACCCAAATAGTCCTACAAACACAAGTGAAAAGTGGAGTTATGAGAGATTAAAATCTCAGATGAAAAATGCTTGGTCTTTTACTAAAGGAGAATAG
- a CDS encoding TIGR02206 family membrane protein, whose amino-acid sequence MNFLERIINFLVYFFRSEPEGYDIEKFGFTHIILMLIAFLGAILIYKYRDKIKNNNKNILKILVIVLLFQQIILYTWYIFSGAFSIETSLPLYDCRVAIICLIYGVFFNNDKSKRIGIYLGFVGSIVALITPELDRFIFPHYTWISFFVGHTLLLWISCYIFFVEEIEISFKKYTEVFVFTNILHIAVIIFNSFTKCNYAFLSKPPIFTDVADRLHPITYIAIMMLVLNFGLYLVHSYFMKSRDGKFKISRRKIEN is encoded by the coding sequence TTGAATTTTTTAGAAAGAATAATAAATTTTTTAGTTTATTTTTTTAGATCAGAACCTGAGGGCTATGACATTGAAAAATTTGGGTTTACTCATATTATACTAATGTTAATTGCCTTTTTGGGTGCAATTTTAATTTATAAATATAGAGATAAAATTAAAAATAATAATAAAAATATTTTAAAAATTTTGGTTATAGTATTATTATTTCAACAAATAATACTATATACTTGGTATATATTTAGTGGGGCATTTTCCATAGAGACAAGTTTACCTTTATATGATTGTAGAGTTGCAATTATATGCTTGATATATGGTGTGTTTTTTAATAATGATAAATCCAAAAGAATTGGGATTTATTTAGGATTTGTTGGTTCAATAGTTGCTTTAATAACACCAGAGTTAGACAGATTTATATTTCCACATTATACTTGGATAAGTTTCTTCGTTGGACATACTTTGTTACTTTGGATAAGTTGTTATATATTCTTTGTAGAAGAAATAGAAATTTCATTTAAAAAATATACAGAAGTTTTTGTTTTTACCAACATCTTGCATATTGCAGTTATTATTTTTAATAGTTTTACTAAATGTAATTATGCATTTTTATCAAAGCCACCAATTTTTACTGATGTGGCAGACAGATTGCATCCTATAACTTATATAGCAATTATGATGTTGGTGCTAAATTTTGGTTTATATCTTGTACATTCATATTTTATGAAATCAAGAGATGGAAAATTTAAAATATCACGTAGAAAAATTGAAAATTAA
- a CDS encoding D-alanine--D-alanine ligase family protein produces MKNLYLLYGGKSAEHEISVLTAKSVINNLDRKKYKIFPIYVDKGGRWNYLGENTKNIEDEKELIVEGHGNVADSISNFFANDFVNENAIFFPAMHGTFSEDGTIQGFFDIMDLTYVGNNVLSSAVCMDKGTANDVFAGNGILQPEYYLVTKYEFDKNKDLQIKNILERIGEVSFVKPCNAGSSVGVTKVTKKEEIEPALIEAFKYDNRVLVEEAVIGDELQVLVMGNNILKASLPGGVKVTREFFDYEAKYLDETTDHIIPWDLTEEEIKEIQSVAKKAYAVTNCKGFARVDIFVRDSDRKMLVNEINTIPGMTAVSMAPAMYMKTFGKTYSDFLDELIELAVENKKEKDSLTTNRG; encoded by the coding sequence ATGAAAAATTTATATTTGTTATATGGAGGAAAAAGTGCAGAACATGAAATTTCAGTTTTAACTGCAAAGTCCGTTATAAATAATTTAGATAGAAAAAAATATAAGATATTTCCTATTTATGTTGATAAAGGTGGAAGATGGAATTACTTAGGAGAAAATACAAAAAATATTGAAGATGAAAAAGAGCTTATAGTTGAAGGACATGGAAATGTTGCGGATTCTATTTCTAATTTTTTTGCAAATGACTTTGTAAATGAAAATGCGATTTTCTTCCCAGCAATGCATGGAACATTTTCTGAAGATGGAACTATTCAAGGTTTTTTTGATATAATGGATCTTACATATGTGGGAAATAATGTTTTATCCTCTGCTGTTTGCATGGATAAGGGAACTGCAAATGATGTTTTTGCGGGTAATGGTATTTTACAACCTGAATATTATTTAGTTACAAAGTATGAGTTTGATAAAAATAAAGATTTGCAAATAAAAAATATTCTTGAAAGAATCGGTGAGGTTTCTTTCGTGAAGCCTTGTAATGCTGGCTCAAGTGTTGGAGTTACAAAGGTAACTAAAAAAGAAGAGATTGAACCTGCTCTTATTGAAGCTTTTAAATATGATAATAGAGTTTTAGTTGAAGAGGCTGTTATTGGAGATGAACTTCAAGTTTTAGTAATGGGAAATAATATTTTAAAAGCTAGTTTACCTGGTGGGGTTAAAGTTACTAGAGAATTTTTTGATTATGAAGCAAAATATTTGGACGAAACAACAGACCACATTATACCTTGGGATTTAACTGAAGAAGAAATTAAAGAAATTCAATCAGTAGCAAAGAAAGCTTATGCAGTTACAAATTGTAAGGGCTTTGCTAGAGTTGATATTTTTGTAAGAGATAGCGATAGAAAAATGTTAGTTAATGAAATTAATACAATTCCTGGAATGACTGCTGTATCTATGGCGCCTGCAATGTATATGAAAACTTTTGGAAAGACTTATAGCGACTTTTTAGATGAGTTGATTGAACTTGCCGTTGAGAATAAAAAAGAAAAAGATTCTTTGACTACAAATAGGGGGTAA
- a CDS encoding UDP-N-acetylmuramoyl-tripeptide--D-alanyl-D-alanine ligase, with product MLKATLETIAKIVGGNLVTTSMKDNVVEGVSTDTRDIQVHNLFIPLVGEKFDGHNFAFDAIQKGAVATLWDKKHPTPYLDAGIIVVDDTLQAYQKLASSYLKATGAKVIGITGSNGKTGTKDILAAILKEKYRVHKTAKNFNNDIGVPKTIMEMDLDDEAVVLEMGMDHFGDIKTLTNIAKPDIAVITNIGDSHLQELKTKENIARAKFEILEGLKPDGIFIYNNDDDILREVIKEYTIHQKIIKIGTREDSDVIIRPIRSDEEGSSFSIGEYAYSIPFIGKHQIYNVSVAITIAGLMGMSYEDIVRGLSKVKLTGMRMELMHLSSFDILNDCYKSNPQSLTSCIETVYTMKGYKNKILILSDMLELGENERKLHFSVGEKIDRNKIDYVICIGDLAKEIYNGANRNFNVNNLFHFETNEEVVNKVRELISEDTLIMVKGSRGMKLEKIIEMLKEI from the coding sequence ATGTTAAAAGCAACTTTGGAGACAATTGCTAAAATAGTAGGTGGAAATTTGGTTACTACAAGTATGAAAGATAATGTTGTAGAGGGAGTTTCTACAGATACTCGTGATATTCAAGTTCACAATTTATTTATTCCGCTTGTAGGAGAAAAGTTTGATGGACATAATTTTGCTTTTGATGCTATTCAAAAGGGAGCAGTTGCTACTTTATGGGATAAAAAGCATCCTACTCCTTATCTTGATGCTGGAATTATTGTTGTTGATGATACATTACAAGCATATCAAAAACTCGCAAGCAGTTATTTAAAAGCGACAGGAGCAAAGGTTATTGGAATAACAGGCTCAAATGGTAAAACAGGTACAAAGGATATTTTAGCTGCAATTTTAAAAGAAAAATATAGAGTTCATAAGACTGCAAAAAATTTTAATAATGATATTGGTGTTCCTAAAACTATTATGGAAATGGACTTAGATGATGAAGCTGTTGTTCTAGAGATGGGAATGGATCATTTTGGAGATATTAAAACTCTTACAAATATTGCAAAACCTGATATAGCAGTTATCACAAATATTGGTGATAGCCACTTACAAGAACTTAAAACTAAAGAGAATATTGCAAGAGCAAAGTTTGAAATTTTAGAAGGATTAAAGCCTGACGGAATATTTATTTATAACAATGATGATGATATTTTAAGGGAAGTAATAAAAGAATATACAATTCATCAAAAGATTATAAAAATAGGGACAAGAGAAGATTCTGATGTGATTATAAGACCTATTCGTTCTGATGAAGAGGGAAGTAGTTTTTCAATCGGAGAGTATGCTTATAGCATTCCATTTATTGGAAAACATCAAATCTACAATGTTTCAGTAGCAATTACAATAGCAGGGCTTATGGGAATGAGTTATGAAGATATTGTAAGAGGTCTATCAAAAGTAAAGCTTACTGGAATGAGAATGGAACTTATGCACTTGTCAAGTTTTGATATCTTAAATGACTGTTATAAGTCAAATCCTCAAAGCCTAACTTCCTGTATTGAAACTGTCTATACTATGAAAGGCTACAAAAATAAAATTTTAATTCTTTCCGATATGTTGGAGCTTGGTGAAAACGAGAGAAAGCTACATTTTTCTGTAGGAGAAAAAATAGATAGAAATAAGATTGATTATGTGATATGTATTGGAGATTTAGCTAAAGAGATTTACAATGGAGCAAATAGAAATTTCAATGTCAACAACCTTTTCCATTTTGAAACTAATGAAGAAGTCGTAAATAAAGTTAGAGAACTTATTTCGGAAGATACTTTAATTATGGTAAAAGGAAGCAGAGGAATGAAACTGGAAAAAATTATTGAAATGTTAAAGGAGATTTAA
- a CDS encoding M20/M25/M40 family metallo-hydrolase, with translation MNKERLLNTFLDLVKIYSPSKNEINVMKYITEKLEKLGVKYILHDHSAEYGGNTPVIIAKLEKNCDDEKLKSISLSAHMDVVEPSKDLDVYVEDGLVKTRTETTLGGDDKGGVAIILETFENLVENNLPHNDIFAVITPSEEIGLLGAKSIKWEEIPSEFMPAKDMLVLDNGGGSDLVAVEGPCMYKINVHYEGASAHAGIEPEKGRSAIIAMSNAIAKMKIGRLNDHTTSNIGSIISEFPTNVVPKDCKIKMEVRCLNEDEAKENVDNYIDIFEKTAKDFEVKCNIEVKYDYPPLKQIDGNNLLNRVLDAYKKVGITAKPIKIGGGCDGNIYLKNGFHSVILGVGMYKIHTIEEYLVISDMEKTAEAVMEFITK, from the coding sequence ATGAATAAAGAAAGACTTTTAAATACATTTTTAGATTTAGTAAAGATTTACTCACCTTCAAAAAACGAAATAAATGTTATGAAATATATAACAGAAAAGTTGGAAAAACTAGGAGTTAAATATATTTTACATGACCATTCAGCTGAATATGGCGGAAACACTCCTGTAATTATTGCAAAACTTGAAAAAAATTGTGATGATGAAAAACTTAAATCAATTTCTCTTTCGGCTCATATGGATGTCGTAGAACCTTCAAAGGATTTAGATGTTTACGTTGAGGATGGACTTGTTAAAACAAGAACAGAAACAACTTTAGGTGGAGATGATAAGGGTGGAGTTGCAATTATTTTAGAAACTTTTGAAAATTTAGTTGAAAATAATTTACCACATAATGATATATTTGCAGTTATAACTCCATCTGAAGAAATCGGACTTTTGGGTGCAAAATCAATTAAATGGGAAGAAATTCCATCTGAATTTATGCCTGCAAAAGATATGCTTGTACTAGATAATGGTGGTGGATCAGATTTAGTAGCGGTTGAAGGACCTTGTATGTATAAGATAAATGTTCATTATGAAGGAGCTTCAGCACATGCTGGAATTGAACCTGAAAAAGGAAGAAGTGCAATTATAGCTATGAGTAATGCTATTGCAAAGATGAAAATAGGAAGATTAAATGACCATACTACTTCAAATATAGGTAGTATTATTTCTGAATTTCCAACTAATGTTGTTCCTAAAGATTGTAAAATCAAAATGGAAGTTAGATGTTTAAATGAAGATGAAGCAAAAGAAAATGTTGATAATTATATAGATATTTTTGAAAAAACTGCAAAAGACTTTGAAGTTAAATGCAATATTGAAGTTAAATACGATTATCCACCATTAAAACAAATTGATGGAAATAATTTATTAAATAGAGTTTTAGATGCATATAAAAAAGTTGGGATTACTGCCAAACCAATTAAAATTGGTGGCGGTTGTGACGGAAATATTTATTTAAAAAATGGATTCCATTCTGTAATTTTAGGAGTTGGAATGTACAAAATTCATACGATTGAGGAATATTTAGTTATTTCCGATATGGAAAAAACGGCTGAGGCGGTTATGGAATTTATTACAAAATAG
- a CDS encoding insulinase family protein produces MYKGYKLIQEKHIKDVNSDCVLLEHEKTGARVFLMKNNDDNKTFSIGFKTIPKDNTGICHIIEHCVLSGSRKFQTKEPFMDMVKISTATFLNAMTFPDKTVYPVSSRNEKDFKNLMDVYMDAVFYPAMKSDRRIFMQEGWHYELENEEDELNIKGVVYNEMKGAYSVPETTLYYKVNNALCPDTVYAKESGGEPYEIPNLTYEDFCEFHSKYYHPSNSYIYLYGDCDMEERLEFLDREYLSNFEKEELDNFEGSQVPFDKPKNVFDEYSVSKDEDTKNKTFLAYVSCFGESDGLKDGIISRLLNEVLIEMQGAYLKEALLKENICEDVSSISMESTKFSSFGVYVTNSERENLDKFKEVVEKTLTDVVNKGIEKEKLIAVLNRTEFSVRELLNSTTAGIECMLHVCDNWLYGKNPMESLAFDDALSEIREEILNNRLLERIIEEKILNNNHKAFIVLSPSAGLNDKKDLAQKEWLKRYKDSLNKIQVEKIIENTKNLIEYQQTESSDEQKATIPKLKIEDIDKETLKIPNDIDKVEDITVLKHDIFTSGINYVDICFDLKHISKDEIVYLSLIENLLKSLDKKSMSYKDFTVETFLRCGGISTTIATLTNSKNREKFVPKFVVSVKFFSEKLKETAELVKVLLKETIFTDKNRIKEEVLAIKGELEQDIIGAGHLYGINRAKSYYSNKAYYDEKVKGIDYLRFIQDLAENFDEKIDNVIEKMEFVYNRMFKLNETIVNITTTEDNFDNIEKEFVGLVKEFPKIEDSPYDFTFEKENLKEGIATSSDVNYVTFAGDMKKYGIEYSGSFALLSKILSTTHMHNNIRAIGGAYGAGFSITRDSEIIMFSYRDPNLKSTKEIFSTVGEFVSEMELSEEDLESFKISMVKDFNPLLTPKHKGYTSMIMYITGSDEKELEIYLEELLNARLEDLKGLSEIIGKVLDQDTFVVVGNANRIKENSEEFKNILVLKK; encoded by the coding sequence ATGTATAAAGGATATAAATTAATTCAAGAAAAACATATAAAGGATGTAAATTCCGATTGCGTTTTGCTTGAACATGAAAAAACTGGTGCTAGAGTTTTTTTGATGAAAAATAATGATGACAATAAAACTTTTAGCATCGGATTTAAAACTATTCCTAAAGATAACACAGGAATTTGCCATATAATTGAGCATTGTGTACTATCTGGTTCAAGAAAATTCCAAACAAAAGAACCTTTTATGGATATGGTAAAAATAAGTACAGCAACATTTTTAAATGCTATGACTTTTCCTGATAAGACTGTTTATCCTGTTTCTAGTAGAAATGAAAAAGACTTTAAAAATTTGATGGATGTATATATGGATGCTGTTTTCTATCCTGCGATGAAATCTGATAGAAGGATTTTTATGCAAGAAGGTTGGCATTATGAACTTGAAAATGAAGAAGATGAACTTAATATTAAAGGTGTAGTTTATAACGAAATGAAGGGAGCTTATTCTGTTCCTGAAACAACTCTTTATTATAAAGTAAATAATGCCCTTTGTCCTGATACTGTTTATGCTAAAGAATCAGGTGGAGAACCTTATGAAATTCCAAATTTAACTTATGAAGATTTTTGTGAATTTCATTCAAAATACTATCATCCTTCCAACTCATATATTTATCTATATGGGGATTGTGATATGGAAGAAAGACTTGAATTTTTGGATAGAGAATATCTTTCAAACTTTGAAAAAGAAGAACTTGATAATTTTGAAGGAAGTCAAGTACCTTTTGATAAACCTAAAAATGTCTTTGATGAATATTCAGTTTCAAAAGATGAAGATACTAAAAATAAGACATTCTTAGCTTATGTTTCTTGCTTTGGAGAAAGTGATGGGCTAAAAGATGGAATTATATCAAGATTACTAAATGAAGTTTTGATTGAGATGCAAGGTGCATATTTAAAAGAAGCTCTTCTTAAAGAAAATATATGCGAAGATGTTTCTTCGATTTCTATGGAATCTACAAAATTTTCAAGTTTTGGAGTTTATGTTACAAATTCAGAAAGGGAAAATTTAGATAAATTTAAGGAAGTTGTAGAAAAAACTTTAACAGATGTTGTTAATAAAGGAATTGAAAAAGAAAAACTAATTGCGGTATTGAATAGAACAGAATTTTCTGTAAGAGAACTTTTAAATTCTACAACTGCTGGAATAGAATGTATGTTACATGTTTGTGACAATTGGTTGTATGGTAAAAATCCTATGGAATCTTTAGCTTTTGATGATGCTTTATCAGAAATTAGAGAAGAAATTCTAAATAATAGATTGTTAGAAAGAATTATTGAAGAAAAGATTTTAAATAACAATCATAAGGCATTTATTGTTCTTTCACCGAGTGCTGGACTTAATGACAAAAAAGATTTAGCTCAAAAAGAGTGGTTAAAGAGGTATAAAGACTCATTAAATAAAATTCAAGTTGAAAAAATAATAGAAAATACTAAAAATTTAATTGAATATCAACAAACTGAAAGTTCTGATGAACAAAAAGCTACAATTCCAAAATTAAAAATTGAAGATATTGATAAGGAAACTTTAAAAATTCCGAATGACATAGATAAAGTGGAAGATATAACAGTTTTAAAACATGATATTTTTACTTCAGGTATTAACTATGTAGATATTTGTTTTGATTTAAAACATATCTCAAAAGATGAAATAGTATATTTATCATTAATCGAAAATCTATTAAAATCTTTGGATAAAAAATCAATGTCTTACAAAGATTTTACAGTTGAAACATTTTTACGTTGTGGAGGAATTTCAACTACAATTGCAACTTTGACAAATTCAAAAAATAGGGAAAAATTTGTTCCAAAATTTGTTGTAAGTGTAAAATTCTTCTCTGAAAAACTTAAAGAAACTGCAGAGCTTGTAAAAGTCTTATTAAAAGAAACAATTTTTACAGATAAGAATAGAATAAAAGAAGAAGTTTTAGCTATAAAAGGTGAATTGGAACAAGATATTATCGGAGCTGGTCATCTTTATGGAATAAACAGAGCAAAATCATATTATTCAAATAAGGCTTATTATGATGAAAAAGTTAAAGGTATTGATTATTTGAGATTTATTCAGGATTTAGCCGAGAATTTTGATGAAAAAATTGATAATGTGATTGAAAAAATGGAATTTGTTTACAATAGGATGTTTAAGTTAAACGAAACAATTGTAAATATAACAACAACAGAGGATAATTTTGATAATATAGAAAAAGAATTTGTTGGACTTGTAAAAGAGTTTCCTAAAATAGAAGATTCTCCTTATGATTTTACATTTGAAAAAGAGAATTTAAAAGAAGGAATTGCAACATCATCTGATGTAAATTATGTTACTTTTGCCGGGGATATGAAAAAGTACGGTATAGAGTATTCAGGAAGTTTTGCATTGCTTTCTAAAATTTTGAGTACTACTCATATGCATAATAATATCAGAGCGATAGGCGGAGCTTATGGTGCTGGATTTAGTATAACTAGAGATAGTGAAATAATTATGTTCAGCTATAGAGATCCTAATTTAAAATCCACAAAAGAAATTTTTTCAACAGTAGGGGAATTTGTTTCAGAAATGGAACTTTCAGAAGAAGATTTAGAAAGTTTTAAAATTTCAATGGTAAAAGATTTTAATCCATTACTTACACCAAAACATAAAGGTTATACTTCTATGATTATGTATATTACTGGGTCAGATGAAAAAGAATTAGAAATCTATCTAGAGGAGCTTTTAAATGCAAGATTAGAAGATTTAAAAGGACTTTCAGAAATAATAGGTAAAGTATTAGATCAAGATACTTTTGTAGTTGTAGGAAATGCAAATAGAATAAAGGAAAATTCTGAAGAATTTAAGAATATTCTGGTTTTAAAAAAATAA
- a CDS encoding ABC transporter substrate-binding protein yields MKKRNLVLLLVSALVLCSCGKTAKRADDKTTTKTDDTKEKLTIGKVDLNDPDLEEKWKKEPAYGRKIIINFDGGLCASTLGVTHAKGYFAKQGLETQVVNNPEPKDAIATGKIDVMVEHISTSLIPAVNGLDITFTRAVNTGCRTMFVLKDSDIKSTKDLEGKTVGVHGGIGSGDHNISLRFFAKDNVDQTKVKFKPVESAALIQAMKNGEIQACVLSDQYAKEFIDKGIIRAIRSITWDDDFKIEPCCVLILNKKFVEENPITAAKITEAHRQASEWVEDHKEETADIVKANNWGSGDRDTDIYFLNAYSFRISDEQTEKSLNDIVRDYKKFDLIDKNKEAKDILRDVWKPINQK; encoded by the coding sequence ATGAAAAAAAGAAATCTTGTTTTATTATTAGTTTCTGCATTAGTTCTATGTTCTTGTGGAAAAACAGCTAAGAGAGCTGATGACAAAACTACTACAAAAACTGATGATACTAAAGAAAAATTGACTATTGGAAAAGTTGATTTAAATGATCCTGATTTGGAAGAAAAGTGGAAAAAAGAACCAGCTTATGGAAGAAAGATAATTATAAACTTTGATGGTGGACTTTGTGCTTCTACTTTAGGGGTAACTCATGCAAAGGGATATTTTGCAAAACAAGGATTAGAAACTCAAGTTGTTAATAATCCAGAACCTAAAGATGCGATAGCAACAGGGAAAATTGATGTTATGGTTGAACATATTTCAACATCTCTTATTCCTGCTGTTAATGGTCTAGATATAACTTTTACAAGAGCTGTAAATACAGGATGTAGAACTATGTTTGTTTTGAAAGATTCAGATATTAAGTCAACAAAAGATTTAGAAGGAAAAACTGTTGGAGTTCATGGCGGAATTGGTTCAGGTGATCACAATATAAGTCTTAGATTTTTTGCAAAAGATAATGTAGACCAAACTAAGGTTAAATTTAAACCAGTAGAAAGTGCAGCTTTAATCCAAGCTATGAAAAACGGTGAAATACAAGCTTGTGTATTGTCAGATCAATATGCAAAAGAATTTATTGATAAAGGAATAATTAGAGCAATTCGTTCAATAACTTGGGATGATGATTTTAAAATTGAACCATGTTGTGTACTAATTTTAAATAAAAAGTTTGTTGAAGAAAATCCTATTACTGCTGCAAAGATTACTGAGGCACATAGACAAGCAAGTGAATGGGTAGAAGATCACAAAGAAGAAACAGCTGACATTGTAAAGGCAAATAACTGGGGTTCTGGAGATAGAGATACAGATATTTACTTTTTGAATGCTTATAGCTTTAGAATTTCAGATGAACAAACTGAGAAATCCTTAAATGATATAGTTAGAGATTATAAAAAGTTTGATTTGATAGATAAAAATAAAGAAGCTAAAGATATTTTGAGAGATGTTTGGAAACCAATTAATCAAAAATAA